From a region of the Pseudodesulfovibrio senegalensis genome:
- a CDS encoding RnfABCDGE type electron transport complex subunit B, which translates to MFTSILILFLLGLTAAAVLAAASKVLHVEEDPRIAKVEACFPGANCGGCGYPGCSAAAAAIVRGDAGPEICVAGGAEIAHNIAAVMGVEVSFKEPKVAHNICTGGSRANLLFDYRGVEDCRAEALLYGGQKSCGLGCIGLGSCVKVCGFDAIHLNDDHLPVVDMNLCRSCGKCAEVCPTGAIRISGLTMDLLHLNKVVDCLAPCMQKCPAQIDVRTYIQQMKQGDMRGALLTMKQRNPLPLAVGRLCPAPCETICRRNIADEGVAIHTLHRFVADWEMNSGSRVRVDCNPPSGHRVAIIGGGPAGLSAAYFLRRIGHEPTIFEKRDFVGGMMKGVIPEYRLPGKVVDWELQSILDLGVDVRTGMTFGKDVTLTHLKEQGFEAVLLATGAWKVPALDVEGHDAEGVMNSIEFLSDVGNTLTDLRGRKVVVVGDTNTAMDVARSAGRLGASVTAVIGCIQRKMSANKNEVTRAAELGTDLKFLTRATRVLVKDGKAVGLEYCEVQYDDPKKAKGTPQPVAGTEATLDADLIVVATDRLVDMDAISDADGKPLFEMDKKTGGIKSDKTTLQTSVDGVFVAGEAGTGRNILIQAVADGRRAARSIHHYVTRGVIPEPENPQLRVIPESILKNMKVTYSIPRVRVPEVSIDERRTSFKEEVKGFIEYDAARKEGSRCLRCGLTCYDAEAGAEYAADPDVERFDRQDVN; encoded by the coding sequence ATGTTTACTTCGATACTGATCCTATTCCTGCTGGGCCTGACCGCCGCCGCCGTTCTGGCTGCCGCGTCCAAGGTGCTGCACGTGGAGGAAGACCCGCGCATAGCCAAGGTGGAAGCCTGTTTTCCGGGCGCAAACTGCGGCGGGTGCGGCTATCCGGGCTGCTCGGCTGCGGCCGCGGCCATCGTCAGGGGCGATGCCGGACCGGAAATCTGCGTGGCGGGTGGTGCGGAAATCGCCCACAACATCGCTGCGGTCATGGGTGTGGAGGTTTCCTTCAAGGAACCCAAGGTCGCTCACAACATCTGCACGGGCGGCTCCCGGGCCAATCTTTTGTTCGACTATCGCGGCGTGGAGGACTGCCGGGCCGAAGCCCTGTTGTACGGCGGCCAGAAATCCTGCGGTCTGGGCTGCATCGGACTCGGTTCCTGCGTCAAGGTCTGCGGGTTCGACGCCATCCATCTCAACGACGATCATCTTCCGGTGGTGGACATGAATCTCTGCCGCTCCTGCGGCAAGTGCGCCGAGGTCTGCCCCACGGGCGCCATCCGCATTTCCGGCCTGACTATGGATTTGCTGCACCTGAACAAGGTGGTGGACTGCCTTGCCCCGTGCATGCAGAAATGCCCGGCCCAGATCGACGTGCGCACCTATATCCAGCAGATGAAGCAGGGTGACATGCGCGGCGCGCTTCTGACCATGAAGCAGCGCAATCCGCTGCCCCTGGCCGTGGGCAGGCTCTGCCCGGCCCCGTGCGAAACCATCTGCCGCCGCAACATCGCGGACGAGGGCGTGGCCATCCACACCCTGCATCGTTTTGTTGCGGACTGGGAAATGAACTCCGGTTCCCGCGTGCGAGTCGATTGCAACCCGCCGTCCGGCCATCGCGTGGCCATCATCGGCGGTGGCCCTGCGGGATTGAGCGCGGCCTATTTCCTGCGCCGCATCGGGCACGAACCCACCATTTTCGAAAAACGCGATTTCGTGGGCGGCATGATGAAGGGCGTCATCCCCGAGTACCGCCTGCCCGGAAAGGTTGTGGATTGGGAACTGCAATCCATTCTTGATCTGGGTGTGGACGTGCGAACGGGAATGACCTTCGGCAAGGACGTGACCCTGACCCACCTGAAGGAGCAGGGCTTCGAGGCTGTGTTGCTGGCCACGGGCGCATGGAAGGTCCCTGCGCTGGATGTTGAAGGCCATGATGCCGAGGGCGTCATGAACTCCATCGAATTCCTTTCGGACGTGGGCAATACGCTTACCGACCTGCGTGGCCGCAAGGTCGTGGTGGTGGGCGACACCAACACGGCCATGGACGTGGCACGCAGCGCCGGGCGTTTGGGCGCGTCGGTCACTGCGGTGATCGGCTGCATCCAGCGCAAGATGTCTGCCAACAAGAACGAAGTGACCCGTGCCGCGGAACTGGGCACGGACCTCAAGTTCCTGACCCGCGCCACGCGCGTGCTGGTAAAGGACGGCAAGGCCGTGGGGCTGGAATATTGCGAAGTGCAGTACGACGACCCCAAGAAGGCCAAGGGGACACCCCAGCCCGTGGCGGGCACCGAGGCCACGCTGGATGCGGACCTCATCGTGGTGGCCACCGACCGGCTCGTGGACATGGATGCCATCAGCGACGCAGACGGCAAGCCTTTGTTTGAAATGGACAAGAAGACCGGCGGCATCAAGAGCGACAAGACCACCCTGCAGACCAGCGTGGACGGCGTGTTCGTGGCCGGCGAGGCCGGCACCGGACGCAATATCCTTATTCAGGCCGTGGCCGATGGCCGCCGGGCCGCGCGTTCCATCCATCATTATGTGACCAGAGGCGTCATTCCCGAACCTGAAAATCCGCAACTGCGCGTCATCCCCGAATCCATCCTCAAGAATATGAAGGTAACCTACTCCATCCCGCGTGTTCGCGTTCCCGAGGTCTCCATCGACGAACGCCGGACTTCCTTCAAGGAGGAGGTCAAGGGCTTTATCGAATACGATGCCGCCCGCAAGGAGGGCAGCCGCTGTCTGCGCTGCGGCCTGACCTGCTATGACGCCGAGGCCGGGGCCGAATATGCCGCCGACCCGGATGTGGAACGATTTGACAGGCAGGACGTCAACTAG
- a CDS encoding M15 family metallopeptidase, producing MVVRLAFNICVAILLAAAVSGVAMAGDPLPEGFVHVSEVVPGVVLDVRYYGSNNFVGERIDGYLAPRVILTGQAAEAVGRVQAALVPFGLGIKLFDGYRPQRAVNHFVRWAEDVSDTRMKQAFYPGVQKRNLFRDGYIAAKSSHSRGSTVDLTIVDIKSGRELDMGTTFDFFGPMSWPDNKDMNAGVRANRALLRQVMARNGFRPLKEEWWHFTLENEPYPDTYFDFPVQ from the coding sequence ATGGTAGTTCGATTGGCTTTCAATATTTGTGTGGCGATTCTTCTTGCTGCGGCCGTGTCTGGCGTGGCCATGGCTGGCGACCCGTTGCCCGAGGGGTTCGTTCATGTGAGCGAGGTTGTTCCGGGTGTGGTTCTGGACGTGCGCTATTACGGCAGCAACAATTTCGTGGGCGAGCGTATCGACGGGTATCTTGCCCCCCGCGTGATTCTCACCGGGCAGGCTGCCGAGGCCGTGGGGCGCGTGCAGGCCGCATTGGTTCCCTTCGGGCTCGGGATCAAGCTGTTCGACGGCTATCGGCCGCAACGGGCCGTGAATCATTTCGTGCGCTGGGCAGAGGATGTTTCGGACACGCGCATGAAGCAGGCCTTCTATCCGGGCGTGCAGAAAAGGAATCTTTTTCGGGACGGGTACATTGCGGCCAAATCGAGCCATTCGCGCGGTTCCACCGTGGACCTGACCATCGTGGATATCAAGAGTGGGCGTGAGTTGGATATGGGTACCACATTCGACTTTTTCGGCCCCATGTCATGGCCGGACAACAAGGACATGAACGCCGGGGTGCGGGCCAACCGGGCCCTGCTGCGGCAGGTCATGGCGCGCAACGGGTTCAGGCCGCTCAAGGAGGAATGGTGGCATTTCACGCTGGAGAACGAACCCTACCCGGACACCTATTTCGATTTTCCGGTGCAGTAA